Proteins from one Syntrophorhabdus sp. genomic window:
- a CDS encoding DUF4922 domain-containing protein: MTEELRDRIFATFDGEEDAPSLEESCRGLLSEQQTTWRELRQAYASLRGTRYRDIACDGFSIRLLFNPGRAVNTTAAVSPEEIGERPCFLCVANLPVEQKCILYRREFLILGNPRPVVPFHLTIAHVSHRPQTMAVHTETFLRIAADLGPGFTTLYNGPRCGASAPDHLHFQAVPSGQMPIEKEIHGRKGFTPTVSRTRVTDVSVRRLAGLGREVILIEGDDVPRLAAAFRDYAHDLADVSTPPGGPAGEPMMNATASFDGRIWRLLVFPRRAHRPAAFYRDDDARLLVSPAVMEMAGIIVTPAERDFDRLDAAAIESLYREVSFTHG, translated from the coding sequence GTGACGGAAGAGTTGAGGGACCGGATCTTCGCGACCTTCGACGGAGAGGAGGACGCACCTTCCCTCGAGGAATCGTGCAGAGGGCTCCTCTCCGAACAGCAAACGACCTGGCGGGAACTCAGGCAGGCCTATGCTTCGCTGCGCGGGACGCGGTACCGCGACATAGCGTGTGACGGGTTCTCGATCCGCCTCCTCTTTAATCCCGGCAGGGCCGTCAACACGACGGCCGCCGTGAGCCCCGAGGAGATCGGCGAAAGACCCTGTTTCCTTTGCGTCGCCAACCTGCCCGTCGAGCAGAAGTGCATCCTCTACCGGCGTGAGTTCCTGATCCTCGGTAACCCGCGGCCCGTGGTGCCCTTTCACCTCACCATCGCGCATGTCAGCCATCGCCCCCAGACCATGGCCGTCCACACAGAGACGTTCCTGCGCATAGCGGCTGACCTCGGTCCCGGTTTCACGACCCTCTACAACGGGCCGCGTTGCGGGGCCTCTGCCCCCGACCACCTTCATTTCCAGGCGGTACCTTCGGGACAGATGCCTATCGAGAAGGAGATCCACGGGAGGAAAGGCTTCACGCCAACCGTTTCCCGGACCAGGGTCACCGATGTATCCGTGCGGAGGTTGGCCGGCCTCGGGCGCGAGGTCATCCTCATCGAAGGAGATGATGTGCCCCGCCTGGCAGCCGCCTTCAGGGATTACGCGCACGATCTTGCAGATGTGTCGACGCCCCCGGGCGGGCCCGCCGGAGAACCCATGATGAACGCGACCGCCTCTTTCGACGGAAGAATATGGCGCCTCCTCGTCTTCCCCCGACGTGCCCACCGCCCGGCTGCCTTCTACAGAGATGATGACGCAAGGCTCCTTGTCAGCCCCGCCGTCATGGAAATGGCGGGCATCATCGTCACCCCCGCGGAGCGCGATTTCGATCGTCTCGACGCCGCGGCGATAGAGTCCCTCTATCGCGAGGTATCTTTCACCCACGGCTGA